One part of the Paenibacillus silvisoli genome encodes these proteins:
- a CDS encoding cupin domain-containing protein, whose translation MASNLGVWEAAEPGVKRKILRAEGGLMMMEVHFESGAEGYEHEHPHEQMSYCLKGTMAFTIDGVQTVIKQGETVFIPGGARHGAKALEPSALLDTFTPIRRDLLKPY comes from the coding sequence GTGGCGAGCAATTTGGGGGTTTGGGAAGCGGCGGAACCAGGCGTGAAGCGCAAAATTTTGCGCGCCGAAGGCGGCTTGATGATGATGGAGGTCCACTTCGAAAGCGGCGCGGAGGGCTACGAGCACGAGCATCCGCACGAGCAGATGTCGTATTGCTTGAAAGGGACGATGGCGTTTACGATCGACGGCGTGCAGACGGTCATCAAGCAAGGGGAAACCGTCTTTATTCCGGGCGGCGCAAGGCATGGCGCGAAGGCGCTTGAGCCTTCCGCGCTGCTGGATACGTTTACGCCGATTCGGCGGGATTTGCTGAAGCCTTATTAG